The Leishmania panamensis strain MHOM/PA/94/PSC-1 chromosome 5 sequence genomic sequence GGTCGCAAAGGATGCGGATGACTGGCAGGCACTCATAGGGGACATGATGGGCATGgacagtggtggcggcggtggtaaGAAGCacaagcggcggcgcactcAATGATGAGGGGATAAGAGGCATGCGCTCTGCCTCTTCAGGGCTTGTGATTCCAGTCGCATTACCCTTCGATTGGGGTGTgtagcggcggcgatggatgaactccctccttccccacccccctccccacggcCTCCCACATGCCTATCAGCGCCAGCTTTGCACCAGTACGTCTTGCCGACTACTTGGACGTATgcctccccccgctgcggGCAGGCCATTCCAGCAGCGTTCTGTGAATGTGGGCCGAAGAAGGCTGCGTTGGGAGTCAGTAGCAGACGCTAAAAGGACTTCTcaaacaccccccccccaaatgCGCGTCTCTGCGAGCTTGTGTTAGTGCGGGTCTGCAAGAGGAGAAGCATAattgcctcctccctcaccccttcccctccccccctattctccctctcctactCGCTTTCTTGGTGgatctctccctcgctctccgtgCAATCTGCCACCTTCAACTTTGCCGTTGCTCTTGccaccttctctccctctctctctctctcataaATATGCGCCTACACACCTCATTGCGCAGGTTATCGCgtcattttctctttttgtgtggtttcttctctccctcagctcGTCCCCTTAGCCGCTTCCCTAAGTCAGCAGACACACCCTCACAGCCATGGGCATCCGGGACATGTACCTGCTCGCCTACAACGCGAGCATGTGTGTTGGCTGGGGTGCTATCCTCGTGAAGGTAGTGAAGCATTTCGTGGATGGCGGTGACGCTGCGTCTGTCTACCCCGAgattgcgcagctcctgtgCGTTGCCCAGACCGGCGCCCTTGCCGAGATCCTCCATGCCGCCTTGGGGGTCGTGCGCAGTCCCGTCGGCACCACCCTCTTGCAGGTTTTGTCGCGCCTCATCGTGCTGTACGGTGCCGTGCGCCTCGGTGACACGGAGGCGACACGGGGCCTCGCCTTTGTGCAGATGGTGGTCGCCTGGTGCCTCAGCGAGGTCATTCGCTACTCCTTTTACGGTGCGAACCTCCTCAACGCCACTGCTCCGCCCCTGACATGGCTGCGCTACTCCGCCTTCATGGTCCTCTACCCAGTCGGCATCACGGGTGAGATCGGCTGCCTCTACAAGGCGCTGCCGTACATCAAGAAGCACAAGCCGTGGACAGTGGAGATGCCGAACAAGCTGAACTTCACGTTCTCGTGGTACAACAGCGTGTGGttcatcctcctcggcgtcTACCCCTATGGCAGCTACGTCATGTACTCCTATATGCTCGCTCAGCGCCGCAAGATGTTCGCCAAGGCCGCCTccgagagagcgaagaagtCGGCGTAGGACTAGTGCCTTGCCATGCCTGTGCGCTGCGGACACGCGACATAGTGAGGATGAGCCCACAGGCGAAAGCGCAGGGCTGAGTGCCTGTGAgcgacacgcacaagcaGGTGAGCGAGGGGAAAacaagagacacacgcacgcacatgtgcaTCGACGTCCAGGtcgagcgagagaaacagTGGCACCcctcgccttcgcctcttccctccctcccgcccccccccctctgcaccTCTCGTCCTTACATATCCACGCGTGAGGAAGGCGTGTCGCAGTTGCGCTGGAGGCGGGctcgagaggaggagagagggagggaggaatGTGGGTCCGCTTGAGACTCCACAAGGACAACCTGTAGGCTGGGAGGAGGAGTATGCGGGGTCCCCAGTCAGCAAGGTCAGATAGGGAATGGGCAGTGGGCAGGGAAGAACACTAACTCCCAcatctcctctcccttttcctcactcctggtctctctcctccccctccccgcgcTCTTCACCGTCGGCCTGTGACTTTGACGAATACATGAGAGAAGGCACATGGCGACGGTGAAGAgcgcggggagggggaagacggGGAAGACGCATCGCCCTGTGCGCTGATGCATTCGAGCCGCTGTAGCTCGTCCTGTTGTCGCTTCTTTGCCCATGCGGTACGTCTTTTGGGTGGTGTGCGATGACATTAACGCGtgtgatgcgtgtgtgtgtgtcgctcctcctcctttcccttctctctccgatttgtgctgctgttttgGTGGCGCCTACTCCGCCTTCACGAAAGAGCGAAGTAGGCGCTGATGAGTCttcgcttccccctccttcctcttctctccgcaTGGGCTGCACGCATCCCTTTGTGTGGTCGAtggcgcctcttctccctccgaGTGAGAGGAGGCTCCTATTGCGGTCACGCCCAGTCTTTGCGGCGTGTATTGTAtgtggggggaagggggagtgtgcccctccctccctccctccgctgcgcctctttttcctcggcctctccctcctttgtGTTTGTTCTGTTGTTTTTTCCCTCGCGGGGACGGCACGCTGCCCTCCCTAGCCGCcgtcccccttcccccccctctccccctccctctccctcaggCCGGAAGAAAATGAagtagcagcggcagcggtagcaAGAGAAGCGGGGAAAAGCGAGCAACGCTCGTGGGCACTGTCaagcccccccctccccctccctcccctctcctccttttcgcgTCCATGCGCTGCAGGGGCCAAGTGGGCTTAGCCACGTTTGTGTCGGATGGATAGGACGAGGCGAGACGGAGCAAGAGACACAGTACAcaacgagagaaggggagttcttcccccttccttgcCGTGGAAGGGCagtagctgctgcttctccagctcgcTCTGCTCCCATTTCTTCACCTTACCCTCCTCTGCCAGGTACttcgcacacgcaccttcATAACGTTCTCTTTCGTGGCATCTTGTTTGCTTCAGcgtggctctctctttcctccgcttcccccccccaccccaccaccaccactcgttctctctcattgccgtcgccgtcgccctcTAGCCCACTGGTGGGCCttgacctctctctctctctgtctctgttgTTCGGGCCTACTCCACACACCCCcattcccctcttttcctttctacCCTCACCCCTTACGCCGCCATGATCGCTCTCACTgctcgctgcctctctcgctctccggTTATGTTGGTTGGCTGCGAGGATAAGCTCTCGGTGCGCGTACGCTGAGAGCTTAtcctcgttcttctctcctgcagcttccGTCTCATGTTGACATTGCCGCGATGGCTCGTATTGCCATGCTTGCTGGCAATGCGGAAACAGcagtgagagggggagcggcgctgcagcaacgacCATCTTCTCCGTTGAAGTTAAAAGTGtcggggaggaggaggaggatccCACAGAGAGACGGTCGCCGGTTCCGAGAGAACACAGGGAATTtgggggggaagagggccGGGGAGGACAATGAGCGCCGAAAGCACGCAAGCACGCGCCATCCACTTGTTTCTTGAGCTGTGCGAGAGCCAGCCGCTTAAACCCCGCCAAGAAACTCATGATGAGAGACTGACGGCACATTTGTGAACAACACGCCTGCGTACTTGCAATGCAGAGTGGCACGCAAtaagggggaaaggagggaagaagaggagaggcggcctcttcctccctacctctccttttcctttccctcactCCCCTCTGGGACAAGTCATGCGTGTAGATGagtccctctccccctgctCCACGCATGAGGGGCCTGGCACAGACGGGAGAGGTGCGGCTCACGTATTTTTTTCCTGCCTTCCTTCTTGTgccattctctctccctcgctcacATTCTTtcgtcttctcctctccttcctcgtcaCGCAttctgctgccgttgccgctgagGCGTGTATTGTGCAACGCCAGCGGGAACGAAGCGCAAACATACGCTAAAGACGAAAAAGCGACGAATGCTCCCCCATGTACGAAGCGATACTCTTCTCCCGCGTTCTCCCCTGTCTTTGCTCACCACTTCCCTCTCCAGATGCCGCCGGCTTGTGCCTCTCCTGCTCTGGTAGCAACGCTCTGCGCCGAGCTGGACGCGCTCGAAACAACATTATTGCGGAGCCTCTCCATCGGTGATGCACGTCGTGTGCTGGCCCTGCTCCACGATGTGGACGTGCAACTCTGCTGTAGCGTCGGTGTCGCAGTTCCCATTGCAGACAGCAGTAATGGCACAGACTCCTGCAGTGCCAAGGGGGACATCATACGCTCTGCTGGTTCTAGCGCTGGAGGAACCCTACCGCGGCTGCGCTCGATCTTTGTGGCTCAGCTGACCATCCCCCAGCAAGATGCGCTGATGCGTGTGCTGTACGTGTGCATGGCTTCCTGCGCCTCGGGCGTCACGGCACCCACATTCAAAGGCCTTTGTGGGGCTCCGACCGCTGCCCAAGAGGCTcacgcgcctctctcgccagcagctgttCACCACCTGTACGAATGGCACGCGGCCCTGCATGACGCGGCtggcgatggcgctgtggtgcgtgcTTTGATGAGTAGATGACACAATATTGTGGGCCTCTGTCTAGACTGGTCCAGTTGTACTCCTGCTgggtgctgcagtcgctgccgAGAGTGTTGTCTCTGCGATGTCCGCTGATATGACTCGAAAGCGAGAGCGGAAAAactcgccaccaccgtggAATGCAGCGAGCTCtgtggggatgggggaggcAAAGGAACCAcagggtggtggcgggggtgCATCGAAGCGTTGCCTTGAATTCctccggtgctgctgctgcccaccccACCTCACTACCTCTCGCCTTGCACACACGCGTCGACGTGGGCAACGCTGGGCTGTTCACCGTGACTGGGCCGTTATTCTGTCGTTTTGCTTTGTTTTTGTGGGCGATCAAACTTCACTCGTGTGATCAACACACCACCTCgtagccaccaccacccacacacattcTAACACCCTTCTTATTCCCTGTCCTCAACACCTCCTCCTATCCTGcctgccccaccccctcccgaCATCGTGGTGGCTCTTCTCTCGGTGACGCATGCACAtccacacagaggcacgGACTCGCGTGCCCCAAGATGAATCAGAGAAGTGAattgacacacacacacactctgcggctgctgctgcgcacgccCACTCAGTCGCCCACACACCTAAAAGCGGTGGCACAgcccttccttctcttgtttCCTCCCCTTCAGCCGTGAGgacgggaagagagggggggccaCCCCCGACCATGCCGAACCGCCcctggcggtgacagggcccAGCGACTACGACACATGGGGAAGCCAGCGCGGCACGGCGCTACCAatgccggcggccaggtcgtgGATGGTGTGGCGTGGGAGCGGTCTGCGACAGTGCACAGGCCTGTGCCGGCCATGGGATGggcagagtgccagcgtggctcgagcgCATCTAGCCCAATCCTTGCAGCGCACCAGGTGGGGAGAGCCTGTGCAGCCCCAAGGGATGCACCACGTGGCAATCGGCATAGCAAAGGCTGCTTTGAGGCGGCCTGCAAAacgggtgggggtggggtttGAGTAGAGTGGATGGCAGAGGCTGTGCTTGAGATGGCGGAGTCGACGCATTACTCTACGGTATACCTGGTGCCGCCTCACCCCACTTGATTGGTGCCTATGACAGGCCGGAGACGGGGGTAGAGTGGGGGTTTGACTAAGCTTTCTGTGGCAGAACTACCGCGCTGAGGCTAACATCATTGGCTCGCGTGCTCCTTGACGTCACTTGATGCGCACTCTCGtgcctccatctcctcctcacgctctctctgttgcaTTTTTCAAAGGCGGCCCtctaccctctctctctctctgagcgAGCCGCGGCTATCTATGCCTGTACCATGCGGTGTTGCTTCGTACTGAGACGCTACACACTTTGCGAGCCGAACCGCTTcgtcatttttttcttttttggcCTGTCTTGCTTGATCACCTCTGTTTtccacagcgacagcggcagcgtcaacagcagcagcggcagcggcggcagcgacagcggcagcgtcagcagcagcagcggcagcggcagcgtcagcagcagcagcagcagcggcggctacTC encodes the following:
- a CDS encoding protein tyrosine phosphatase, putative (TriTrypDB/GeneDB-style sysID: LpmP.05.0270), giving the protein MGIRDMYLLAYNASMCVGWGAILVKVVKHFVDGGDAASVYPEIAQLLCVAQTGALAEILHAALGVVRSPVGTTLLQVLSRLIVLYGAVRLGDTEATRGLAFVQMVVAWCLSEVIRYSFYGANLLNATAPPLTWLRYSAFMVLYPVGITGEIGCLYKALPYIKKHKPWTVEMPNKLNFTFSWYNSVWFILLGVYPYGSYVMYSYMLAQRRKMFAKAASERAKKSA
- a CDS encoding ARP2/3 complex 16kDa subunit, putative (TriTrypDB/GeneDB-style sysID: LpmP.05.0280), which encodes MPPACASPALVATLCAELDALETTLLRSLSIGDARRVLALLHDVDVQLCCSVGVAVPIADSSNGTDSCSAKGDIIRSAGSSAGGTLPRLRSIFVAQLTIPQQDALMRVLYVCMASCASGVTAPTFKGLCGAPTAAQEAHAPLSPAAVHHLYEWHAALHDAAGDGAVVRALMSR